From the Primulina tabacum isolate GXHZ01 chromosome 3, ASM2559414v2, whole genome shotgun sequence genome, one window contains:
- the LOC142540518 gene encoding uncharacterized protein LOC142540518 isoform X2, with amino-acid sequence METKEKNEKDEAEAVADFVRKEVSDWDDEVKGQARFKALSGQRSVWEPLYFFWRDLIIKVARHLGIFLICPSHVQSLWFHRNGLSPLCLHSVLVEMCQAGVLLPLSSAHPPTVTSHLSHFLRKSINFLVSRPSISNDDSLTLSGDSYILAALLEERALEVIKTLSENHWTISCVITMRKFQDICLGSKEALVILNYLSTHGKAKHLVMNTAERIEGVKVCLTTEGAVANASSMDYSVLHLIWTAEKLEQQLNVIDQRYHKTRNSALAFLKSGNKIVALKYARELKQVSLSREKCTALLERVEKVIQVIADAESSKMVSEALQISSRAIQENQITVEEVELCLQEIDENIHSMKQVDSVLDLVEEDIEDEFKKLQQEISGETTTQFSNKNGDDNNNSVEAPDMSSTTDLLGKALSNLNLKDDTSMGSVAECSKELVSNKSTQKIPVSSVL; translated from the exons ATGGAAACCAAAGAAAAGAACGAAAAAGATGAAGCAGAGGCGGTGGCTGATTTTGTTCGAAAAGAGGTTAGTGATTGGGATGACGAGGTTAAGGGACAAGCAAGATTTAAAGCCCTAAGCGGACAGAGATCTGTTTGGGAACCGCTTTACTTTTTCTGGAGGGATTTGATTATTAAGGTGGCACGTCACCTCGGAATCTTCCTCATCTGCCCCTCCCATGTTCAATCCCTCTGGTTCCATCGAAATGGCTTGTCCCCTCTGTGCCTCCACAGCGTGCTTGTGGAGATGTGCCAAGCCGGTGTCTTGTTGCCGCTCTCCTCCGCTCATCCACCTACTGTAACTTCTCATCTCTCTCACTTTCTTCgcaaatcaataaattttttggtGTCTCGTCCTTCAATTTCTAATGATGATAGTCTCACTCTTTCCGGAGACAGTTACATTCTTGCCGCACTCTTAGAG GAAAGAGCTTTGGAAGTGATAAAGACTTTGTCCGAAAACCACTGGACAATTTCTTGTGTCATTACCATGAGAAAGTTTCAAGATATTTGTCTAGGATCAAAAGAAGCACTTGTGATTCTAAATTATTTGTCAACACATGGCAAGGCAAAACACCTCGTCATGAACACAGCTGAACGGATAGAG GGAGTAAAAGTTTGTCTTACTACTGAGGGAGCAGTTGCTAATGCCTCAAGTATGGACTACAGTGTTTTGCACTTAATTTGGACTGCAGAAAAGCTAGAACAACAGCTTAATGTGATTGACCAGCGATATCACAA AACCAGGAACTCAGCTCTAGCTTTTCTTAAATCTGGAAACAAGATAGTCGCCCTGAAATATGCAAGAGAACTGAAGCAGGTATCTCTGAGCAGAGAAAAATGCACTGCACTTTTGGAGCGGGTGGAGAAAGTTATCCAGGTCATTGCAGATGCCGAGTCATCTAAAATG GTTTCCGAGGCCCTACAAATCAGCAGCCGGGCGATACAAGAAAATCAGATTACAGTCGAAGAAGTTGAGCTCTGTCTGCAGGAAATCGATGAGAATATTCATTCTATGAAACAAGTTGACAGTGTTTTAG ATCTAGTTGAAGAAGATATAGAAGATGAATTCAAGAAGCTTCAGCAGGAAATTAGTGGTGAAACGACCACCCAATTTTCGAACAAAAATGGGGACGATAACAATAACTCTGTCGAAGCACCAGACATGTCATCAACAACGGATTTATTGGGCAAGGCTTTGTCAAATCTTAATCTTAAGGACGACACATCAATGGGCTCAGTAGCCGAATGTTCCAAAGAGCTGGTAAGCAACAAAAGCACGCAGAAAATCCCTGTATCTAGTGTTTTGTAA
- the LOC142540518 gene encoding uncharacterized protein LOC142540518 isoform X1: METKEKNEKDEAEAVADFVRKEVSDWDDEVKGQARFKALSGQRSVWEPLYFFWRDLIIKVARHLGIFLICPSHVQSLWFHRNGLSPLCLHSVLVEMCQAGVLLPLSSAHPPTVTSHLSHFLRKSINFLVSRPSISNDDSLTLSGDSYILAALLEERALEVIKTLSENHWTISCVITMRKFQDICLGSKEALVILNYLSTHGKAKHLVMNTAERIEGVKVCLTTEGAVANASSMDYSVLHLIWTAEKLEQQLNVIDQRYHKTRNSALAFLKSGNKIVALKYARELKQVSLSREKCTALLERVEKVIQVIADAESSKMVSEALQISSRAIQENQITVEEVELCLQEIDENIHSMKQVDSVLESSPVYTDLVEEDIEDEFKKLQQEISGETTTQFSNKNGDDNNNSVEAPDMSSTTDLLGKALSNLNLKDDTSMGSVAECSKELVSNKSTQKIPVSSVL, translated from the exons ATGGAAACCAAAGAAAAGAACGAAAAAGATGAAGCAGAGGCGGTGGCTGATTTTGTTCGAAAAGAGGTTAGTGATTGGGATGACGAGGTTAAGGGACAAGCAAGATTTAAAGCCCTAAGCGGACAGAGATCTGTTTGGGAACCGCTTTACTTTTTCTGGAGGGATTTGATTATTAAGGTGGCACGTCACCTCGGAATCTTCCTCATCTGCCCCTCCCATGTTCAATCCCTCTGGTTCCATCGAAATGGCTTGTCCCCTCTGTGCCTCCACAGCGTGCTTGTGGAGATGTGCCAAGCCGGTGTCTTGTTGCCGCTCTCCTCCGCTCATCCACCTACTGTAACTTCTCATCTCTCTCACTTTCTTCgcaaatcaataaattttttggtGTCTCGTCCTTCAATTTCTAATGATGATAGTCTCACTCTTTCCGGAGACAGTTACATTCTTGCCGCACTCTTAGAG GAAAGAGCTTTGGAAGTGATAAAGACTTTGTCCGAAAACCACTGGACAATTTCTTGTGTCATTACCATGAGAAAGTTTCAAGATATTTGTCTAGGATCAAAAGAAGCACTTGTGATTCTAAATTATTTGTCAACACATGGCAAGGCAAAACACCTCGTCATGAACACAGCTGAACGGATAGAG GGAGTAAAAGTTTGTCTTACTACTGAGGGAGCAGTTGCTAATGCCTCAAGTATGGACTACAGTGTTTTGCACTTAATTTGGACTGCAGAAAAGCTAGAACAACAGCTTAATGTGATTGACCAGCGATATCACAA AACCAGGAACTCAGCTCTAGCTTTTCTTAAATCTGGAAACAAGATAGTCGCCCTGAAATATGCAAGAGAACTGAAGCAGGTATCTCTGAGCAGAGAAAAATGCACTGCACTTTTGGAGCGGGTGGAGAAAGTTATCCAGGTCATTGCAGATGCCGAGTCATCTAAAATG GTTTCCGAGGCCCTACAAATCAGCAGCCGGGCGATACAAGAAAATCAGATTACAGTCGAAGAAGTTGAGCTCTGTCTGCAGGAAATCGATGAGAATATTCATTCTATGAAACAAGTTGACAGTGTTTTAG AATCATCTCCTGTATATACAGATCTAGTTGAAGAAGATATAGAAGATGAATTCAAGAAGCTTCAGCAGGAAATTAGTGGTGAAACGACCACCCAATTTTCGAACAAAAATGGGGACGATAACAATAACTCTGTCGAAGCACCAGACATGTCATCAACAACGGATTTATTGGGCAAGGCTTTGTCAAATCTTAATCTTAAGGACGACACATCAATGGGCTCAGTAGCCGAATGTTCCAAAGAGCTGGTAAGCAACAAAAGCACGCAGAAAATCCCTGTATCTAGTGTTTTGTAA
- the LOC142540518 gene encoding uncharacterized protein LOC142540518 isoform X3 — METKEKNEKDEAEAVADFVRKEVSDWDDEVKGQARFKALSGQRSVWEPLYFFWRDLIIKVARHLGIFLICPSHVQSLWFHRNGLSPLCLHSVLVEMCQAGVLLPLSSAHPPTERALEVIKTLSENHWTISCVITMRKFQDICLGSKEALVILNYLSTHGKAKHLVMNTAERIEGVKVCLTTEGAVANASSMDYSVLHLIWTAEKLEQQLNVIDQRYHKTRNSALAFLKSGNKIVALKYARELKQVSLSREKCTALLERVEKVIQVIADAESSKMVSEALQISSRAIQENQITVEEVELCLQEIDENIHSMKQVDSVLESSPVYTDLVEEDIEDEFKKLQQEISGETTTQFSNKNGDDNNNSVEAPDMSSTTDLLGKALSNLNLKDDTSMGSVAECSKELVSNKSTQKIPVSSVL, encoded by the exons ATGGAAACCAAAGAAAAGAACGAAAAAGATGAAGCAGAGGCGGTGGCTGATTTTGTTCGAAAAGAGGTTAGTGATTGGGATGACGAGGTTAAGGGACAAGCAAGATTTAAAGCCCTAAGCGGACAGAGATCTGTTTGGGAACCGCTTTACTTTTTCTGGAGGGATTTGATTATTAAGGTGGCACGTCACCTCGGAATCTTCCTCATCTGCCCCTCCCATGTTCAATCCCTCTGGTTCCATCGAAATGGCTTGTCCCCTCTGTGCCTCCACAGCGTGCTTGTGGAGATGTGCCAAGCCGGTGTCTTGTTGCCGCTCTCCTCCGCTCATCCACCTACT GAAAGAGCTTTGGAAGTGATAAAGACTTTGTCCGAAAACCACTGGACAATTTCTTGTGTCATTACCATGAGAAAGTTTCAAGATATTTGTCTAGGATCAAAAGAAGCACTTGTGATTCTAAATTATTTGTCAACACATGGCAAGGCAAAACACCTCGTCATGAACACAGCTGAACGGATAGAG GGAGTAAAAGTTTGTCTTACTACTGAGGGAGCAGTTGCTAATGCCTCAAGTATGGACTACAGTGTTTTGCACTTAATTTGGACTGCAGAAAAGCTAGAACAACAGCTTAATGTGATTGACCAGCGATATCACAA AACCAGGAACTCAGCTCTAGCTTTTCTTAAATCTGGAAACAAGATAGTCGCCCTGAAATATGCAAGAGAACTGAAGCAGGTATCTCTGAGCAGAGAAAAATGCACTGCACTTTTGGAGCGGGTGGAGAAAGTTATCCAGGTCATTGCAGATGCCGAGTCATCTAAAATG GTTTCCGAGGCCCTACAAATCAGCAGCCGGGCGATACAAGAAAATCAGATTACAGTCGAAGAAGTTGAGCTCTGTCTGCAGGAAATCGATGAGAATATTCATTCTATGAAACAAGTTGACAGTGTTTTAG AATCATCTCCTGTATATACAGATCTAGTTGAAGAAGATATAGAAGATGAATTCAAGAAGCTTCAGCAGGAAATTAGTGGTGAAACGACCACCCAATTTTCGAACAAAAATGGGGACGATAACAATAACTCTGTCGAAGCACCAGACATGTCATCAACAACGGATTTATTGGGCAAGGCTTTGTCAAATCTTAATCTTAAGGACGACACATCAATGGGCTCAGTAGCCGAATGTTCCAAAGAGCTGGTAAGCAACAAAAGCACGCAGAAAATCCCTGTATCTAGTGTTTTGTAA
- the LOC142540520 gene encoding uncharacterized protein LOC142540520, with the protein MQNQNSTRHPTFKTEPKLFSQLDLPSSSSSVVPVRIDGFEEDLILSKSQLLSRPELIKRRSRRVKQLARIYRDHYWALMEELKLKYREYYWEFGKSPFQEDEDGDRVHGNRGDYATTNAENAHGNGNNGNPGVANKTNSRCGVHGCKAKAMAMTRFCHMHILSDAKQKLYKACNFSIKSSTTGPILCGKPILRSTVPSYCPIHFQKAEKHMARSLKRVGLHVSSASKLAPKLHILISEYVRQIKHKRRSAQKSKAGKC; encoded by the exons ATGCAGAATCAAAATTCTACACGCCACCCGACTTTCAAAACCGAGCCGAAACTATTTTCTCAGCTCGACCTCCCGTCATCGTCATCTTCGGTGGTTCCTGTGCGGATCGATGGATTCGAAGAAGACCTAATTTTATCCAAATCGCAGCTCCTGAGCCGACCCGAACTTATAAAGCGCCGTTCACGCAGGGTCAAACAGTTGGCCCGAATTTACAGGGACCACTACTGGGCGTTGATGGAGGAGCTCAAACTCAAGTACAGAGAATACTATTGGGAGTTCGGTAAAAGCCCCTTTCAAGAAGACGAAGATGGGGATAGAGTTCATGGGAACCGGGGGGACTATGCCACTACGAACGCAGAGAACGCACATGGGAATGGCAATAATGGGAATCCGGGGGTTGCGAATAAGACCAATAGTAGGTGTGGGGTTCACGGGTGCAAGGCTAAGGCTATGGCGATGACAAGATTTTGCCATATGCATATACTGTCCGATGCCAAGCAGAAGCTCTACAAGGCTTGCAATTTCTCCATCAAGAG TTCAACCACCGGACCGATACTTTGTGGGAAACCGATACTAAGATCAACTGTTCCTTCTTATTGCCCTATCCATTTTCAAAAGGCTGAAAAGCACATGGCACGTTCTCTGAAGAGGGTGGGACTCCATGTTTCTTCCGCGAGCAAGCTTGCTCCTAAGCTCCATATCCTCATTTCTGAGTATGTCCGGCAAATCAAACACAAGAGAAGAAGTGCACAAAAAAGCAAAGCTGGAAAATGCTGA